TTTGCGTTGTATTTATTTCGCCGAGAAGATACCCCTTTAGAAACTTCTTCGTTGGCTGTTATAACAATACTGTGTTTACTGTTTGCACTGTTTCCATTTTATGTCGATGGCAACCATTTCGAACCAAGCTCATTGTTTTTTGGTTTTGGCCATGAGGCCTTAGTTACCGTTTGCTCATTAATGATTATTGGTCATGGTATTGTCAGTACAGGGGCTTTGGAGCCTATTGGTCGATATTTGGCTAAGTTATGGAAAATAAGCCCTAGCTTGTCATTATTGTTAACACTTATTCTTGGTGGAGGGTTAAGTGCCTTTATAAACAACACACCCGTTGTTGTGCTATTACTGCCTATTTTAATCAATGTATCTTTACGCACTCAAACAGACTCATCACCCATGTTACTCCCAATGGGATTAGCAACCTTGGTGGGTGGAATGACCACCACAATAGGCACCTCAACTAATTTATTAGTCGTGAGTATTGCAAAAAATATGGGGGCAGTTGAATTTGGACTATTTGACTTTATTCAGCCAGCACTTATTGCCTCTGTGGTAGCTGTACTTTATTTATGGCTAATTGCGCCTAAACTTTTACCGAATAGAACACCATCAATGCCTGATACGTCTCCTCGATTATTTAGTGCTTATCTTAATATAAACGAAGAAAGTGATGTTAACGATAAAACCATTGCCGAAATAATTAAATTGACCGATGGACAGCTCAAAATAGAGAGTATTCAACGCGGTCCAGACTATCGAAATATCATACCTTTACCTGATACGGTACTTGTTACTGGTGATCGATTGAAGGTTCACGATTATCCTGATCGCCTTAAAGAATTCGAGACAGTGTTAGGCGCAACCTTATTTTCTGGGCTGCATAAAGTTGATGAAGAACATCCATTAAATGCTGACAAACAAACCTTAGCAGAGATTGTAATCATTGCGGGTTCTGGTATCGAAGGAAAAACCTTACAACAAGCAAATTTCATTCGCAAATATGCTATTTCAGTAGTTGCATTACATAGAGCCGGTAAAGCAATGGAAACGGGGCGAAATAGCATTGGAAATACGCGTTTGAAGATTGGTGATGTATTACTCGTACAAGGAGAAACAGAGCAAATTGATTTATTAAAAGCTAAACAAGGCATGTTAATAATTGATGGCGCTGAATCGTTACCTCAAACGAGCAAAGCGCCGGTGGCATTAGGCACATTACTCGCCGTCGTTTTATCTTCAGCGCTGGGGATTTTGCCTATTGAGATTAGTTCAGTATGCGGTGTACTCATATTATTACTCACTAAATGTTTAAATTGGGAAGAAGCCGCATCAGCCTTAAGTACTCAAGTTATATTAATTGTTGCCGCGTCACTGGCTTTAGGCTCCGCGATGATGACAACAGGAGGCGCTGAATATATAGCACAGGTTTTTGTCGCCTTATCGTATGGACTGCCACCGGGAGGAATTTTATCGGCTTTAATGCTGTTATTAGCCATATTAACCAATATCGTTTCTAACAATGCGGCTGCGGTTATTGGCAC
The DNA window shown above is from Colwellia psychrerythraea 34H and carries:
- a CDS encoding SLC13 family permease, whose product is MSIPDLPNNHALAVLLITVFALYLFRREDTPLETSSLAVITILCLLFALFPFYVDGNHFEPSSLFFGFGHEALVTVCSLMIIGHGIVSTGALEPIGRYLAKLWKISPSLSLLLTLILGGGLSAFINNTPVVVLLLPILINVSLRTQTDSSPMLLPMGLATLVGGMTTTIGTSTNLLVVSIAKNMGAVEFGLFDFIQPALIASVVAVLYLWLIAPKLLPNRTPSMPDTSPRLFSAYLNINEESDVNDKTIAEIIKLTDGQLKIESIQRGPDYRNIIPLPDTVLVTGDRLKVHDYPDRLKEFETVLGATLFSGLHKVDEEHPLNADKQTLAEIVIIAGSGIEGKTLQQANFIRKYAISVVALHRAGKAMETGRNSIGNTRLKIGDVLLVQGETEQIDLLKAKQGMLIIDGAESLPQTSKAPVALGTLLAVVLSSALGILPIEISSVCGVLILLLTKCLNWEEAASALSTQVILIVAASLALGSAMMTTGGAEYIAQVFVALSYGLPPGGILSALMLLLAILTNIVSNNAAAVIGTPIAISVASQLNLSPEPFILAVLFGANLSYATPMAYKTNLLVMNAGGYQFSDFMRVGIPLILLMWITLSLLLNWLYL